Proteins encoded together in one Mycobacterium simiae window:
- a CDS encoding amidohydrolase family protein yields the protein MARIHLGHIFHLAGAPLLSESAHALVSIPEGALIVDDEGKIAFCGDRAGVPLKYRSTPVTDHRPGFMLPGFVDTHVHFPQTFAGDAYHGGQLQDWLNSCIYPAEARFADAKFARRAAVEFCDRRIASGTTAALVFGSSFPEAQDALFAETARRGLRIVSGRGIQTVGPDAAKPLLTSEDDAIRLARAEINKWHAADTGDVKTARLQVALVPRFALAVTAETLKKLGELYDSVRDRGVYFHTHLNEDNRPGAGDIAATKQIYQVKSCLDTYDGRFLPGSQLGGPSMLGRRSIMAHAVHCEAAELERMSQTGTSIAHCPVSQQFLGSGTMPWRATVESGANIAAGTDFGGGDEWPIPQVLAAAFKVHVSEAGDAGVSIHPAEMLFLGTLGGARALDMEERFGNFDVGKEADFVVIDPNRTPSLRAVITQGVRSDNPRMARDQTLFRLLMRTRETSIAGTYVQGRRLQPPPPQRVTA from the coding sequence GTGGCTCGGATTCACCTTGGGCACATTTTTCACCTTGCCGGTGCGCCGCTGCTATCTGAATCCGCGCACGCGTTGGTGTCGATCCCGGAGGGCGCGCTCATCGTCGACGACGAAGGCAAGATCGCGTTCTGCGGCGACCGGGCCGGCGTACCGCTGAAGTACCGGTCGACGCCGGTGACCGACCACCGGCCCGGGTTTATGCTGCCCGGCTTCGTCGACACCCACGTTCATTTCCCGCAGACCTTTGCCGGCGACGCTTACCACGGCGGGCAGCTGCAGGACTGGCTGAACAGCTGCATCTATCCCGCGGAAGCCCGCTTCGCCGATGCGAAGTTCGCGCGACGCGCGGCCGTCGAGTTCTGCGACCGACGCATCGCGAGCGGCACGACAGCTGCCCTGGTATTCGGATCGTCGTTTCCCGAAGCGCAGGACGCGCTGTTCGCCGAGACCGCCCGACGCGGGTTGCGGATCGTCAGCGGTCGCGGTATCCAGACCGTCGGGCCGGATGCGGCCAAGCCGTTGCTGACATCGGAAGACGACGCGATTCGGCTCGCCCGTGCGGAGATCAACAAGTGGCACGCCGCTGACACCGGTGATGTGAAGACGGCGCGGCTCCAGGTGGCGCTTGTCCCGCGATTCGCGCTCGCGGTCACCGCGGAGACGCTGAAAAAGCTTGGCGAGCTCTACGATTCGGTACGAGATCGCGGCGTGTACTTCCACACCCACCTCAACGAGGACAATCGCCCGGGCGCCGGCGACATCGCCGCGACCAAACAGATCTATCAGGTCAAGTCCTGTCTGGACACCTACGACGGCAGGTTCCTGCCCGGCTCACAGCTCGGCGGGCCGAGCATGCTGGGGCGACGCAGCATTATGGCGCACGCTGTGCACTGCGAGGCCGCCGAGTTGGAGCGGATGTCGCAGACGGGCACCTCCATCGCGCACTGCCCGGTGTCGCAACAGTTCCTCGGCTCGGGCACCATGCCGTGGCGCGCGACCGTCGAATCCGGGGCAAACATCGCCGCGGGAACGGATTTCGGTGGCGGCGACGAGTGGCCCATTCCGCAGGTGCTGGCAGCGGCTTTCAAGGTGCACGTCAGTGAAGCGGGTGACGCGGGTGTGTCGATACATCCGGCCGAGATGCTGTTCCTCGGAACGCTGGGCGGCGCCCGAGCCCTCGACATGGAGGAGCGGTTCGGCAACTTCGACGTCGGCAAGGAGGCCGACTTCGTCGTCATCGACCCGAACCGCACCCCGAGCCTGCGGGCGGTGATCACGCAGGGCGTGCGATCCGACAACCCCCGGATGGCCCGGGACCAGACGCTGTTCAGGTTGCTGATGAGAACCCGTGAGACGTCCATCGCCGGCACCTACGTGCAAGGCCGCCGTCTGCAACCGCCGCCGCCACAACGGGTGACGGCCTAG
- a CDS encoding glycosyltransferase family 39 protein: MLSESRRRILDPLIVAVLATTISLTGAARPSFWYDEAATISAAYSRSLGQLWQMLGNVDAVHGLYYLLMHGWFRLAPPTEFWSRAPSGLAVGLAAAGVVVLGNQFSSRTVGIISGLLCAVLPRVTWAGIEARPYAVSMAAAVWLTVLFGYAVRRDSLVTWLFYGIAQAISIVLDVYLALLLPVYLMFVCLFLRRRMTVVPFVLTSVLTSCAVAPFLVVAAGQVHQISWVAPIGHRTIEDVGMQQYFERCPPFAVLSALVVAAAVVVWRWTSVNLVVAERQLLALAGLWLLVPTAVIVVWSAVVHPIYTPRYLSFTAPALALVLGVCIAALAAKPWVAPALVALFAIAAAPNYLTVQRNPYAKYGMDYSQVADLITAQASAGDCLLVNDTVTFMPAPMRPLMAARPDAYRKLIDLTLWQRATDRKAVFDTNLIPEVVAAPLSHCHVVWIITQADESMPAHERGSALPPGPRYGVTPAFAVPHDLGFRLVERWQFNLVQVFKAER, from the coding sequence GTGTTGAGCGAGTCACGGCGTCGCATCCTGGACCCGCTGATCGTCGCAGTGCTGGCCACCACCATCAGCCTCACCGGCGCCGCGCGTCCCTCGTTCTGGTACGACGAGGCCGCGACCATCTCGGCCGCCTACAGCCGGTCCCTGGGCCAGCTGTGGCAGATGCTGGGTAACGTCGACGCCGTGCACGGCCTGTATTACCTGCTGATGCACGGCTGGTTCCGGCTCGCCCCGCCCACCGAGTTCTGGTCCCGCGCCCCGAGTGGCCTGGCAGTGGGCTTGGCGGCGGCCGGAGTGGTGGTGCTGGGCAACCAATTCTCTTCTCGCACTGTGGGAATCATCTCCGGGCTGCTCTGTGCGGTGTTGCCACGCGTAACGTGGGCTGGCATCGAAGCACGCCCCTATGCCGTCTCGATGGCAGCCGCGGTGTGGCTGACCGTGCTGTTCGGGTACGCCGTGCGGCGAGACAGCCTCGTGACCTGGCTGTTTTACGGTATCGCCCAAGCAATTTCAATAGTGCTCGACGTATATCTTGCGCTGCTGTTGCCGGTGTACCTGATGTTCGTCTGCCTCTTCCTGCGCCGCCGCATGACCGTGGTTCCATTCGTCCTCACCTCGGTTCTGACTAGCTGCGCGGTGGCGCCGTTTCTGGTAGTGGCCGCCGGACAAGTGCACCAAATCAGTTGGGTTGCACCGATCGGGCACCGAACGATCGAGGACGTAGGCATGCAGCAATACTTCGAACGATGTCCGCCGTTCGCGGTGTTGTCCGCCCTGGTGGTTGCGGCGGCCGTTGTGGTGTGGCGCTGGACATCGGTCAATCTGGTTGTCGCAGAACGTCAGTTGCTCGCCCTGGCGGGTCTGTGGCTGCTGGTGCCCACCGCGGTGATCGTGGTGTGGTCGGCGGTGGTGCATCCGATTTACACACCGCGATACCTGAGCTTCACCGCGCCGGCGTTGGCTCTGGTACTGGGGGTCTGCATCGCCGCGCTGGCCGCCAAACCGTGGGTGGCGCCGGCGTTGGTCGCGCTATTTGCGATTGCTGCCGCACCGAATTACCTAACGGTGCAACGTAACCCGTATGCCAAGTACGGAATGGACTACAGCCAGGTGGCCGATCTGATCACCGCCCAAGCGTCCGCGGGTGATTGCCTACTGGTCAACGACACGGTCACGTTCATGCCCGCACCGATGCGCCCACTGATGGCGGCCCGCCCCGACGCCTACCGCAAGCTGATCGACCTCACGCTGTGGCAACGGGCCACCGACCGCAAAGCTGTGTTCGACACCAACCTGATTCCCGAAGTGGTCGCCGCCCCGCTGAGCCACTGTCACGTCGTCTGGATCATTACCCAGGCCGACGAGTCGATGCCCGCCCACGAACGGGGATCGGCGCTGCCGCCCGGCCCGCGCTACGGCGTGACACCGGCCTTCGCGGTCCCGCACGATCTGGGCTTCCGTCTGGTCGAACGCTGGCAGTTCAACCTGGTGCAGGTGTTCAAGGCCGAGCGCTAG
- a CDS encoding glycoside hydrolase family 16 protein, with the protein MDRRSMMLTTGLGMLAAVASLPLPEAAARPSAPKAPPSAGPSGPYIFSDEFDGPAGSPPDPAKWTIQTWQDDVFPPVDGIYRDDRQNVFQDGHSNLVLCATHDFLTNTYYSGKLRGNFRSMINQTWEAKIKLDCLFPGLWPSFWGVNEDPLPDGEVDIFEWYGNGNWAPGTTVHAASNGKTWEGKSIPGLVDGNWHTWRMHWGEEGFEFARDGAEYFKVPNKPIHVHGGAPDDFRWPFNAPGYWMTPMFTLAVGGVGAGDPAAGTFPAAMLVDYIRIW; encoded by the coding sequence ATGGATCGGCGCAGCATGATGTTGACGACGGGGCTCGGCATGCTGGCGGCGGTCGCGTCGCTGCCGCTCCCAGAGGCCGCGGCACGCCCGTCGGCGCCCAAGGCGCCGCCCTCGGCCGGCCCGAGCGGGCCGTACATCTTCTCCGACGAGTTCGACGGGCCCGCCGGCTCGCCACCCGACCCGGCAAAGTGGACGATCCAGACCTGGCAAGACGACGTCTTCCCGCCCGTCGACGGCATCTATCGCGACGACCGCCAAAACGTGTTCCAGGATGGCCATTCCAACCTCGTCCTGTGTGCCACACACGATTTCCTGACCAACACCTATTACAGCGGCAAGCTGCGCGGCAATTTCCGCAGCATGATCAATCAGACCTGGGAAGCCAAGATCAAGCTCGACTGCTTGTTCCCCGGGCTGTGGCCGTCGTTCTGGGGGGTCAATGAGGACCCGCTGCCCGACGGTGAGGTCGACATCTTCGAGTGGTACGGCAACGGCAACTGGGCGCCCGGCACCACCGTCCACGCTGCATCCAACGGTAAGACCTGGGAAGGCAAATCGATCCCCGGGTTGGTCGACGGAAACTGGCATACCTGGCGAATGCACTGGGGCGAAGAGGGATTCGAGTTCGCCCGGGACGGCGCCGAGTACTTCAAGGTGCCCAACAAGCCCATTCACGTGCATGGGGGCGCGCCCGACGACTTCCGCTGGCCGTTCAACGCTCCCGGCTACTGGATGACGCCGATGTTCACCCTCGCTGTCGGCGGCGTCGGTGCCGGCGACCCGGCCGCGGGCACCTTCCCGGCGGCCATGCTGGTGGACTACATCCGTATTTGGTGA
- a CDS encoding NADP-dependent oxidoreductase: protein MPDMLNRQILLRRRPTGLVQPEDTELTSGPAPEPADGEALLRTTYVGLDAAVRTWLNDQPSYLPPVQLGEVIRAAGIGEVVASRCEAFAVGDVVTTLTGFQEYVIVRDDVFSTPIPGADDQLAIMSVYGPTGATAYFGMSDIGRPKEGETVVVSAAAGATGSVAGQIAKIAGARVVGIAGGPQKCRAVVEDFGFDACIDYKNDDLPAALKQHCPRRVDVYFDNVGGWILDAVLGRLASNARVVLCGVISSYLTGEHPGPANYVNLLSKTALMQGFNALDQWGRFDEAFGALRRWEAEGRLRHRQTIFSGIESCVAALNGLFTGANIGKTLVEISEPTSR, encoded by the coding sequence GTGCCCGACATGCTGAATCGTCAGATCCTGTTGCGTCGTCGCCCGACCGGGTTGGTCCAGCCTGAAGACACCGAGCTCACCAGCGGTCCGGCACCCGAACCGGCCGACGGCGAAGCGCTGCTGCGAACCACCTATGTGGGGCTCGACGCGGCGGTCCGGACCTGGCTGAACGACCAACCCAGCTACCTACCACCGGTGCAGCTCGGCGAGGTGATCCGAGCGGCCGGGATCGGCGAGGTGGTGGCGTCGCGGTGTGAGGCCTTCGCCGTCGGCGATGTGGTCACCACGTTGACCGGCTTCCAGGAATACGTGATCGTGCGTGACGACGTGTTCAGCACTCCCATCCCCGGCGCGGACGATCAGCTGGCGATCATGTCGGTGTACGGCCCGACGGGTGCCACCGCCTACTTCGGCATGAGCGACATCGGCAGGCCGAAGGAGGGCGAGACGGTGGTTGTCTCGGCGGCCGCGGGCGCCACCGGGTCTGTGGCCGGGCAGATCGCGAAGATCGCCGGGGCGCGGGTGGTGGGCATCGCGGGTGGGCCGCAGAAGTGCCGTGCGGTGGTTGAGGATTTTGGGTTCGACGCGTGCATCGACTACAAGAACGACGACCTGCCCGCCGCGCTCAAACAGCATTGCCCGCGCCGCGTGGACGTCTACTTCGACAACGTCGGCGGCTGGATCCTCGACGCGGTGCTGGGCCGGCTCGCCTCCAATGCACGCGTCGTGCTCTGCGGCGTCATCTCCAGCTACCTGACCGGGGAGCATCCCGGCCCGGCCAACTACGTCAACCTGTTGTCGAAAACCGCACTGATGCAAGGATTCAACGCGCTCGACCAGTGGGGCCGGTTCGACGAAGCCTTCGGCGCACTGCGCCGGTGGGAAGCCGAAGGCCGGCTCAGACACCGGCAGACCATCTTCTCCGGCATCGAGTCGTGCGTGGCGGCCCTCAACGGCTTGTTCACCGGCGCCAACATCGGCAAGACGTTGGTCGAGATCAGCGAGCCGACGTCGCGCTGA
- a CDS encoding DUF3060 domain-containing protein: MESQDDPEKRIRDLERPLADTARASELGGPPAGGPGYPPPPPGPVPPPPPPSVYGYGGAPYAGPVNKPSSIGRVWWIVGTIIVITVLAIAGIIAAFAAHQLSGVRSIISSELTTPSTAPLSTAPRTTTRSPRSSTSTPGTSSASPPTSATAAPGAPLDVSGIDENKTIACNDNAVTVSGINNTIVITGHCASLTVSGMKNVITIDSADTIEASGMSNRVTFHSGAPKISNSGVDNDVAQG, translated from the coding sequence ATGGAATCGCAGGACGACCCGGAAAAGCGCATTCGGGACCTGGAGCGCCCGCTGGCCGACACGGCGCGCGCGTCCGAACTCGGCGGCCCGCCCGCCGGCGGCCCCGGCTACCCACCACCCCCGCCCGGTCCGGTGCCACCACCGCCGCCCCCGTCGGTGTACGGCTACGGCGGCGCCCCGTACGCCGGCCCCGTGAACAAGCCGTCATCGATCGGTCGGGTGTGGTGGATCGTGGGCACCATCATCGTGATCACCGTGCTGGCCATCGCCGGAATCATCGCCGCGTTTGCCGCGCACCAACTTTCCGGGGTCCGGTCGATCATCTCCTCCGAACTCACCACGCCCAGCACGGCGCCGCTGAGCACCGCACCCCGAACGACGACGCGCAGCCCGAGGTCGTCGACCAGCACCCCGGGCACCAGCAGCGCGAGCCCGCCCACATCGGCCACCGCCGCTCCTGGCGCACCGCTGGACGTCTCCGGGATCGACGAGAACAAGACGATCGCGTGTAACGACAACGCGGTGACCGTCAGCGGAATCAACAACACGATTGTGATCACCGGCCACTGCGCCAGCCTGACGGTGTCCGGTATGAAGAACGTGATCACGATCGACTCGGCCGACACCATCGAAGCCTCGGGCATGAGTAATCGGGTGACGTTCCATTCGGGGGCGCCGAAGATCTCCAACTCCGGAGTCGACAACGACGTCGCGCAGGGCTGA
- a CDS encoding adenylate/guanylate cyclase domain-containing protein, whose product MAAASVCQVCGSQPRPGARFCDACGSPLTPSAEPAEYKQVTVLFADVVRSMDIAAALGPERLREVMTDLVDQSATVVQRYGGTVDKFTGDGIMALFGAPITLEDHAFRACLAALDIQDVVRGLAVEVGRRDGVDLRLRVGLNSGQVIAGEVGATHFGYTAVGEQVGMAQRMESVAPPGGVMLSESTARLVEDRAVLGEPETVHIKGFATTVPARRLLAADGQHRRKARRQSRLVGRQDEKDAVARLLEQARGGAGTVITVTGRPGVGKTRLVRESLGLARSVGFEVFVTYCESHTREIPFHVISRLLGSVFGLGGLTLEVARARVRAAIPQASAEDRMLLDDLLGIRDPDVPCPDITPDARRRRLVELIKTVSLARTESTIYVIEDVQWIDTVSESLLADFAAAIPAMRAMLLIVYRPEYRGPLANIAGAHRIMLAPLGDSHIAELLKELLGTDPSVAGLSMVVADRAGGLPFAAEEIVRDLAERGILEGAPGNYVCVREVREIHVPASLQGIIGARIDRLSATAKRTLHAAAVIGAQFDTELLKCLLGPVDLTPLVESALVEQIGFTPHATYAFCHPLIQAVAYESQLKVDRAELHRRVAAILQRTYGEFTGQEASIVATQYAAAGDLREAYEWYMQAGAWYGARDIRAARASWQQAARFADLLPDDHPDRLTMRIAPRALLCGSAFQVGGTPGDTGFDELRALTTAAGDKKSLAVGMAGHITTLTFNSRHHEAAGMAMEFATLVESIGDPAMIAGLFYAAAQAKWEVGEATECLQLAQRVIDVAHGDPTMGNFVIGSPLAWATTLKGAAGMFLGRPGWRQDLDEGIAMARTFDPTTHPFAQLYKYAAAVQNGAVLPTADDVAQAAESLDVAQRSGDNAALAYALVNRATTLIHCSDESAGAGFEFLTRAREMLVDEKLIVAIRRMTDIEIACQYARSGDLDGAIDLADRIVDAQFEAGTMIFRAPATTALVEALLSRGGPDDIDAAQRAVDRLAAVVTEPDFVLHEIPVLRLRALLARARGDQTGYRQFLHGFRARAAQAGFEGYLAQADAMVAD is encoded by the coding sequence ATGGCAGCGGCGTCGGTGTGCCAGGTGTGCGGCTCCCAGCCGCGGCCGGGTGCACGCTTTTGCGATGCCTGCGGTTCGCCGCTGACGCCCAGCGCCGAGCCCGCCGAATACAAGCAAGTGACCGTGCTCTTCGCGGATGTGGTGCGGTCCATGGACATTGCGGCAGCGCTGGGCCCCGAGCGGTTGCGTGAGGTGATGACGGACCTGGTCGATCAATCGGCGACCGTGGTCCAGCGCTACGGCGGCACCGTCGACAAGTTCACCGGCGACGGCATCATGGCGCTTTTCGGTGCGCCAATCACGCTGGAAGATCATGCCTTTCGCGCATGTCTGGCGGCATTGGACATCCAGGACGTGGTCCGCGGCCTGGCGGTCGAGGTGGGCCGCCGAGATGGCGTCGACTTGCGGCTGCGGGTCGGGCTGAACTCCGGGCAAGTGATCGCAGGCGAGGTCGGCGCGACCCACTTCGGGTACACGGCGGTGGGCGAGCAGGTCGGTATGGCCCAGCGGATGGAATCGGTGGCGCCGCCCGGCGGCGTGATGCTCAGCGAGTCGACCGCACGGTTGGTGGAGGACCGGGCCGTGCTGGGCGAGCCGGAAACCGTGCACATCAAGGGATTCGCCACCACCGTGCCGGCCCGGCGACTGCTGGCCGCCGATGGCCAGCACCGCCGCAAGGCGCGGCGCCAGTCCCGGCTGGTGGGCCGCCAGGACGAGAAGGACGCCGTCGCACGACTGCTCGAGCAGGCTCGCGGCGGTGCGGGGACGGTGATCACGGTGACGGGCCGCCCGGGTGTCGGAAAGACCCGATTGGTCCGGGAATCGCTGGGTTTGGCGCGCAGCGTGGGCTTCGAGGTATTCGTCACCTACTGCGAATCCCACACTCGCGAAATCCCGTTTCACGTCATCTCGCGGCTGCTTGGGTCCGTCTTCGGTCTCGGCGGGCTCACGCTCGAGGTGGCGCGGGCACGGGTGCGCGCGGCGATCCCGCAGGCGAGCGCCGAGGATCGCATGCTGCTCGATGACCTGCTCGGTATCCGGGACCCGGACGTCCCCTGCCCGGACATCACCCCGGATGCGCGGCGCCGGCGCCTGGTCGAGCTGATCAAGACCGTGTCGCTGGCCCGTACCGAATCCACCATCTACGTCATCGAGGACGTCCAGTGGATCGACACGGTCAGCGAATCGTTACTGGCCGACTTCGCCGCGGCGATACCCGCGATGCGCGCGATGCTGCTCATCGTCTATCGGCCCGAATACCGCGGGCCGCTGGCCAACATCGCGGGCGCACATCGGATCATGCTTGCCCCGTTGGGTGATTCGCATATCGCCGAGTTACTCAAGGAGCTACTGGGGACCGATCCTTCGGTAGCCGGATTGTCGATGGTGGTCGCGGACCGGGCGGGCGGTCTACCGTTCGCCGCCGAGGAAATCGTGCGCGACCTCGCCGAGCGCGGCATACTCGAGGGCGCGCCAGGCAATTACGTGTGCGTGCGCGAAGTGCGCGAAATCCATGTCCCGGCCAGCCTGCAGGGCATCATCGGGGCGCGCATCGATCGGCTCAGCGCGACGGCGAAGCGCACCCTGCACGCCGCGGCCGTGATCGGTGCGCAGTTCGACACCGAGTTATTGAAGTGTCTGCTGGGCCCGGTCGACCTCACGCCGCTGGTCGAGTCGGCGCTCGTCGAGCAGATCGGCTTCACCCCACACGCCACCTACGCGTTCTGTCACCCGCTGATCCAGGCCGTCGCCTACGAATCTCAATTGAAAGTCGACCGAGCGGAATTGCACCGTCGGGTAGCGGCCATCCTGCAGCGAACCTACGGCGAGTTCACCGGCCAGGAGGCCTCGATCGTCGCCACCCAGTACGCGGCGGCGGGGGACCTGCGTGAGGCCTACGAATGGTACATGCAGGCCGGCGCCTGGTACGGCGCGCGCGATATCCGAGCCGCCCGGGCCAGTTGGCAACAGGCGGCACGGTTCGCCGACCTGCTCCCCGATGATCACCCCGACCGGCTGACCATGCGCATCGCGCCGCGAGCATTGCTGTGCGGCAGCGCATTTCAGGTCGGCGGCACGCCCGGCGACACGGGATTCGACGAGTTGCGGGCGCTCACCACGGCGGCCGGTGACAAAAAATCCCTGGCCGTCGGAATGGCCGGCCACATCACCACATTGACGTTCAATTCCCGGCACCACGAAGCGGCAGGCATGGCCATGGAATTCGCGACGCTCGTCGAATCGATCGGCGACCCGGCGATGATCGCGGGGCTGTTCTACGCCGCGGCCCAAGCCAAGTGGGAGGTCGGCGAAGCGACCGAATGTCTGCAGCTGGCGCAGCGCGTCATCGACGTCGCCCACGGCGATCCGACCATGGGAAACTTCGTCATCGGGTCCCCACTGGCCTGGGCCACCACGCTAAAGGGCGCGGCGGGAATGTTTTTGGGACGGCCGGGCTGGCGCCAGGACCTCGATGAGGGCATCGCGATGGCCCGGACCTTCGACCCGACCACTCACCCGTTCGCGCAGCTGTACAAGTACGCGGCCGCGGTGCAGAACGGCGCGGTGCTGCCGACCGCCGACGATGTGGCGCAGGCGGCCGAATCGCTGGACGTCGCGCAACGCTCCGGCGACAACGCCGCGCTGGCCTACGCGCTGGTGAATCGGGCCACCACGCTGATTCACTGCTCTGACGAGAGCGCGGGCGCGGGCTTCGAGTTTCTTACCAGGGCACGCGAAATGCTCGTCGACGAGAAATTGATCGTCGCGATTCGGCGCATGACCGACATCGAAATCGCTTGCCAATACGCCCGATCCGGCGACCTCGACGGCGCCATCGACCTGGCCGACCGAATTGTGGATGCACAGTTCGAAGCCGGCACCATGATCTTCCGGGCGCCCGCGACCACGGCGCTGGTCGAGGCACTGCTGTCGCGGGGCGGCCCCGACGACATCGACGCGGCGCAGCGCGCGGTGGACCGGCTCGCGGCCGTGGTAACCGAGCCCGACTTCGTGCTGCACGAGATCCCGGTGCTGCGGCTACGCGCGCTGCTGGCCCGCGCCCGCGGCGACCAGACCGGCTATCGCCAGTTTCTGCACGGCTTTCGGGCCAGGGCGGCGCAGGCCGGGTTCGAGGGGTACCTGGCGCAGGCCGACGCGATGGTTGCCGACTAG
- a CDS encoding Hsp70 family protein — protein sequence MYDPLGLSIGTTNLVAVRDGNPPVSRRAVLTLYPHCAPKIGLPVEDPDLVEPGVLMSGFVERIGDSVALVSSDGSAHDPDLLTVEALDAMVAAAGADAASSEISIAVPSYWKPSTAQALRNGLRTHLGFVRSGMAPRLVSDAIASLTAANAELCLAATGVVGLLDFGGSGTSATLIDLAGDFKPLSATMRYTDFSGDEIDQALMLCVFEELGHGSGIDPASTAAVGQLARLREQCRAAKEQLSSQIATEFAVELGGRRATMRLTRDELGDLIQDRLTGLIYAFDDMLCRHRKGWSDLCAVVTVGGGASIPLVNERLSVHSRRPVVSPSQPAFAAAAGALLLASRGEDIDIRTRTSIGLLAASSGGDITELPAGDLLVIDEEALTDRELAWSQTEYPGDIRVPYTPEAFDEDSNPAGWSMRLNVIDPPRERPWRRLRLSQLIVGMSALVAMTAIGGVAYTLTGIENRQAPPIPSVAPVPLPPVSTLVPSPVAPPPTAVPPPPTAAPVPSTVAPPPAPPPSPPEPPPSPEPPPVVVTTHPPPVYTTHRPPPPVQTTTTPPPPPPTTTTTTPPPPPPSTTTPTTTTVPMTTQWIHVPLLPVPIPIQVPASQVPANPAPQYPAPVQQYPGEYPGGGYGGGYPGGGYPQNPFLGPGY from the coding sequence ATGTACGACCCACTTGGGTTGTCGATCGGGACCACGAACCTGGTCGCTGTGCGTGACGGAAACCCACCGGTTTCACGTCGCGCTGTCCTGACACTTTATCCACACTGCGCGCCGAAAATCGGTCTGCCGGTGGAGGATCCGGATCTCGTCGAACCCGGCGTGCTGATGAGCGGGTTCGTCGAGCGCATCGGAGATTCGGTGGCCTTGGTGTCTAGCGACGGCTCCGCCCACGACCCTGACCTGTTGACGGTCGAAGCGCTGGACGCGATGGTGGCGGCGGCGGGTGCCGACGCGGCGTCCTCGGAGATCTCGATCGCGGTTCCGTCGTATTGGAAACCGAGTACCGCCCAAGCTTTACGCAATGGGTTACGCACCCATCTGGGTTTCGTTCGAAGCGGTATGGCGCCGCGCCTCGTTTCGGACGCGATTGCGTCGTTGACGGCGGCGAACGCCGAGTTGTGCCTTGCCGCAACGGGAGTCGTAGGATTGCTCGACTTCGGTGGGTCGGGCACGTCAGCGACGCTGATAGATCTTGCAGGCGATTTCAAGCCGCTCAGCGCCACCATGCGCTACACCGACTTCTCCGGTGACGAGATCGACCAGGCACTGATGCTGTGCGTCTTCGAGGAGCTGGGGCACGGCAGCGGCATCGACCCGGCCAGCACCGCCGCGGTCGGCCAGCTGGCCAGGCTCAGGGAACAGTGCCGCGCTGCCAAGGAACAGCTATCGTCCCAGATTGCAACGGAATTCGCGGTCGAGCTGGGCGGCCGACGGGCCACGATGAGGCTCACTCGCGACGAGCTGGGTGACCTGATCCAGGACCGGCTGACCGGACTCATCTACGCCTTTGACGATATGTTGTGCCGGCACCGTAAGGGCTGGAGCGACCTGTGTGCGGTGGTCACCGTCGGCGGTGGGGCCAGCATCCCGCTTGTGAACGAACGGCTTTCGGTGCACAGTCGCCGTCCGGTGGTGTCCCCCTCGCAGCCCGCATTTGCGGCCGCGGCCGGGGCGCTGTTGCTCGCCTCCCGCGGGGAAGACATCGACATCCGCACCCGCACCTCGATCGGACTGCTCGCCGCGTCGTCCGGCGGCGACATCACCGAACTGCCTGCCGGAGACCTGCTGGTGATCGACGAGGAGGCTCTCACCGATCGCGAGTTGGCCTGGTCGCAAACTGAATACCCCGGCGATATCCGGGTGCCATACACCCCCGAGGCATTCGACGAGGACAGCAATCCCGCCGGCTGGTCGATGCGCCTCAACGTGATCGACCCACCCCGGGAACGGCCATGGCGCCGGTTGCGGTTGTCCCAGCTGATTGTCGGGATGTCCGCGTTGGTCGCGATGACGGCGATCGGGGGTGTGGCGTACACGCTGACCGGCATCGAGAATCGGCAGGCACCGCCAATACCGTCGGTGGCTCCCGTTCCACTACCGCCGGTCAGCACCTTGGTGCCGAGCCCGGTCGCGCCGCCGCCGACCGCCGTGCCACCACCGCCGACGGCCGCACCGGTGCCCAGCACGGTCGCGCCCCCGCCCGCGCCCCCGCCCTCGCCGCCGGAGCCGCCTCCCTCACCGGAGCCGCCGCCGGTCGTCGTAACCACCCATCCGCCGCCGGTGTACACCACGCACCGTCCACCGCCGCCCGTGCAGACGACGACGACTCCACCGCCGCCGCCTCCGACCACAACGACGACGACGCCTCCGCCGCCGCCGCCCTCGACGACGACGCCGACCACCACCACGGTGCCCATGACCACGCAATGGATCCACGTGCCGCTGCTGCCGGTGCCAATCCCGATCCAGGTGCCGGCCAGCCAGGTTCCGGCAAACCCGGCCCCGCAGTATCCGGCGCCGGTGCAGCAATATCCCGGCGAGTATCCGGGCGGCGGATATGGGGGTGGCTATCCCGGTGGTGGGTATCCGCAAAACCCGTTCCTGGGTCCCGGTTACTAG